A stretch of the Paenibacillus dendritiformis genome encodes the following:
- a CDS encoding helix-turn-helix domain-containing protein — protein sequence METKVSQTSISKLEFMELIKKARESDQNAMMEIIKLYESEMIYLSRYIKMPKEDALQAMILGLIELIKRGDEKI from the coding sequence ATGGAAACAAAAGTCTCTCAAACTTCTATCTCAAAACTCGAATTTATGGAGTTGATTAAAAAAGCGAGGGAGAGTGACCAGAATGCCATGATGGAAATCATTAAGCTATATGAAAGTGAGATGATCTATCTTAGTAGGTATATAAAAATGCCAAAGGAAGATGCGCTTCAAGCTATGATACTAGGACTTATAGAGCTAATTAAAAGGGGAGATGAAAAAATATAA